The sequence CTCTTTTGTCTTCCTTATAATTTTGATTATTCGATAAATTGAAGGCGGCAAAAGCCGCTCGAAGCCGGGTCATTAAGGGGCCCAATCATTAGAAGCGCCTTAATACGTTACATATTTTATCCGGCCGACCATATCAAAACCTAAATAATTAATGGTTTGAGCACAAAATGTCAATTTGAAAATAGAATCAACAGCAATTCTAAATTTGAGTCCGTACGCCATCTTGCTCTTAATCTCGCTCGTGCTCTTGCTCGAAATAACACTGCGAGCAAGAGCATGATTAAGAGCTCGAGCAAAAAAAAGCAGGCAGAAAAGATAATAATTTGTCAAAGTTAGAATTGCTTTAGGATCAAGGATGGTCAAAAAAAAAGGTTTGATCAAAAATCAGGTGTTTCCCCGTTCGAACCCGTTCCCGCAAAAGGCCCAATTTTTTGTCCAGATCAGCCAGGCAGGCAACACTTTTTTTCTCCGTCTCCAAGGTTTTGACCACGTCGGCAATACCGCCGTTTTTTATCACAATACGCCGGTCGCAGGACAGGGCAAGCAATGGATCATGGGTGGCAATCAGAACAATTTTTTCCTTGTTGAGCAGCAGGGAAACCGCTTTGACACGGTCTATGCCTGCATTTTCAATTTCATCGATCAAGACCACGGGGGACGCACTCAGATAAGCTACATCGGCGATCATCAGGGCCCGGGACTGACCGCCGGAAAGGGACGTAATGGCCGTATCCAGGGAAAAAGGTTCACCTGCAAGCATGACGGAGGACTGGTAAATCTGCTTGATTTTTTCGGGGATATTGTTAATCAAACGGCTTTCGGCATGCATTTGCAAAAATGCCTCAACGGTCAAATCCATGACAAAATTCATGTTCTGGGAAAGCTGGGCCACCAGCCTAAACTCGCCGGAAAAACGAAACGCGGCATCCAGCGCGTTGCCGTCCGGCAGCACGTTTCGACCCGAAGGGGTATCCCCCTGGGCCAGGCATTCAATATCCGAAAGAAGTTGACTTTTCCCGGAACCGGTGGGGCCCACCACACTGACCACCTCACCGGGGAAAAGGGTGATCCCCATGGCTTCCGGGCAACCGTTTTTATCGAATCCGGCCTCAATGACCAGGCAATTCATACTGCCATGAATCTTGTGCCGGCACTGCTCCATCTTTGCAATAAATTCAAGGACCTGGGCGGACAGGGAGTCATGGTCCAGACCAAATTGGGACAAATGGTCCAGGGACAGGCTGTCAATAAGCATAGCCAGCGTCTTTTGCCCCGAAAAAGGGTCAATCCCAAGGGTGCTGAAAAAATCCTTCAGATATGGATAGTTTTCCATCAGCGTATCAAG comes from uncultured Desulfobacter sp. and encodes:
- a CDS encoding ATP-binding cassette domain-containing protein, with the translated sequence MGNVNTKHDTDTDLLNLGLDTLMENYPYLKDFFSTLGIDPFSGQKTLAMLIDSLSLDHLSQFGLDHDSLSAQVLEFIAKMEQCRHKIHGSMNCLVIEAGFDKNGCPEAMGITLFPGEVVSVVGPTGSGKSQLLSDIECLAQGDTPSGRNVLPDGNALDAAFRFSGEFRLVAQLSQNMNFVMDLTVEAFLQMHAESRLINNIPEKIKQIYQSSVMLAGEPFSLDTAITSLSGGQSRALMIADVAYLSASPVVLIDEIENAGIDRVKAVSLLLNKEKIVLIATHDPLLALSCDRRIVIKNGGIADVVKTLETEKKSVACLADLDKKLGLLRERVRTGKHLIFDQTFFFDHP